A genomic stretch from Penicillium digitatum chromosome 4, complete sequence includes:
- a CDS encoding Phosphatidyl synthase has protein sequence MTSPTETVFRAFGLIVIGSIDLMSVHGRTALQSNRPSVSGLFLPTRRAALLHTRPERAVNDDTRSSSILLLPLYPNTFIMARFEDSDLAVDPASQDARAQDPQGALSPRDRAASGLAIPSGGNTVEIPATRSAISDAAQFMHNLSLSPSMRDRRGSRNSFGTSLPIPRSPRMSRLSSVQRGAPSVSRDILASQVQDINKEKTAKAKNMAFAFDIDGVLAHGNHAIEEAKVALKMLNGDNELGIRIPHILLTNGGGKTEEARCAQLSEILEQPISTDQFIQSHTPMQALAEYYQTVLVVGGEGFKIREVAENYGFKTVVHPKDLLAWDPSISPWATLTDAERAEAKPRDFSQMKFDAIMVFADSRDYQTDFQVIMDLLLAEDGRLLTKAKDPVATRIPIYFSQGDLLMPTEHKGLPRLTQGAFRISIEAQYKTLTGVDLERVVYGKPERATYTYADEVLKAWMEELHGVSRLPDNIYMVGDNPASDIIGGNMYGWNTCLVRTGVFQGKEGENDPNSPANFGVFNNVLEAVKAAVAKELGADFKLKWNPKVNPVTHGDGASAIE, from the exons ATGACATCACCAACCGAAACGGTGTTTCGAGCGTTTGGCCTGATCGTCATCGGCTCCATCGATCTCATGTCGGTCCACGGGCGAACTGCACTCCAGTCCAATCGTCCGTCCGTCTCAGGCCTCTTCCTACCCACTCGGCGTGCTGCGTTGCTTCATACTCGGCCTG AACGTGCCGT GAATGATGATACCCG AAGCTCATCCATCCTTCTACTTCCTCTTTATCCAAACACCTTCATCATGGCTCGCTTCGAGGACTCCGATCTCGCAGTCGATCCGGCTTCTCAGGATGCTCGCGCCCAGGACCCCCAGGGTGCTCTATCTCCTCGGGACCGTGCTGCTTCCGGCCTCGCCATCCCATCGGGCGGCAACACAGTCGAGATTCCCGCCACTCGCAGTGCTATCAGTGATGCCGCTCAATTCATGCACAACTTGAGCTTGTCTCCCTCAATGAGAGACCGCCGGGGCTCGCGTAACTCCTTCGGCACTTCGCTCCCTATCCCCCGCTCTCCCCGCATGTCCCGCCTCTCATCTGTGCAGCGCGGTGCTCCTTCAGTCTCCCGGGATATCTTGGCTTCCCAGGTACAGGACATTAACAAGGAGAAGACCGCCAAGGCCAAAAACATGGCCTTCGCTTTCGACATTGATGGTGTGCTGGCACACGGTAACCACGCTATTGAGGAAGCCAAGGTCGCTCTCAAGATGCTCAACGGCGATAACGAGCTTGGCATCCGCATTCCTCATATTCTGCTCACCAACGGCGGTGGCAAAACCGAAGAGGCTCGCTGTGCTCAGCTTTCCGAAATTCTCGAGCAGCCCATCTCCACCGATCAGTTCATTCAATCCCACACTCCCATGCAGGCTTTGGCTGAGTACTACCAGACCGTTCTGGTTGTTGGTGGTGAAGGCTTCAAGATCCGCGAGGTTGCCGAGAACTACGGTTTCAAGACTGTCGTCCACCCCAAGGATCTCCTCGCCTGGGACCCTTCCATCTCTCCCTGGGCCACTCTCACCGATGCCGAGCGCGCTGAGGCGAAGCCCCGCGACTTCTCCCAGATGAAGTTTGACGCCATCATGGTCTTCGCCGATTCTCGCGACTACCAGACCGATTTCCAGGTCATCATGGATCTTCTGCTCGCCGAGGATGGCAGGCTCTTGACCAAGGCGAAGGACCCCGTCGCCACCCGCATCCCCATCTACTTCTCTCAGGGTGATCTTCTCATGCCAACCGAGCACAAGGGCCTCCCTCGTCTCACACAGGGTGCCTTCCGTATCTCCATTGAGGCTCAGTACAAGACCCTCACCGGTGTCGACCTCGAGCGTGTGGTCTACGGTAAGCCCGAACGTGCTACCTACACCTACGCTGATGAGGTTTTGAAGGCCTGGATGGAGGAGCTCCACGGTGTCTCCCGTTTACCGGACAACATCTACATGGTCGGTGACAACCCCGCCTCCGATATTATCGGTGGAAACATGTACGGCTGGAACACATGCTTGGTCCGCACTGGAGTCTTCCAGGGCAAGGAGGGCGAGAACGACCCCAACAGCCCTGCCAACTTCGGTGTCTTCAACAACGTTCTCGAGGCCGTCAAGGCTGCCGTCGCCAAGGAGCTTGGCGCCGACTTC